Proteins from one Catenuloplanes atrovinosus genomic window:
- a CDS encoding methylated-DNA--[protein]-cysteine S-methyltransferase, with product MRWMVIDSPIGELSVAAERAGVAGPAAVGGVHFGRHPAARAWTGGEDALLDEAIGQLRAYFAGELTAFTVPLAVSGGSDFERAVWDRIARIPYGEMVTYGEIATGLGDAGAARAVGTACNRNPIPVIVPCHRVVGAGGKMVGFGGGIPRKRVLLELEARIALQRDWLA from the coding sequence ATGCGCTGGATGGTGATCGACTCGCCGATCGGCGAGCTGTCCGTGGCGGCCGAGCGCGCGGGCGTCGCGGGCCCCGCCGCGGTCGGCGGCGTGCACTTCGGCCGGCACCCGGCCGCCCGCGCGTGGACCGGCGGTGAGGACGCGCTGCTCGACGAGGCGATCGGGCAGCTGCGCGCCTACTTCGCGGGTGAGCTGACCGCGTTCACGGTGCCGCTGGCCGTCTCCGGCGGCTCGGACTTCGAGCGCGCGGTGTGGGACCGGATCGCCCGCATCCCGTACGGCGAGATGGTGACCTATGGGGAGATCGCCACCGGACTGGGCGACGCCGGCGCGGCCCGCGCGGTCGGCACCGCCTGCAACCGCAACCCGATCCCGGTCATCGTGCCGTGCCACCGCGTGGTCGGCGCGGGCGGCAAGATGGTCGGCTTCGGCGGCGGGATCCCCCGCAAGCGGGTTCTGCTGGAACTCGAGGCACGGATCGCGCTGCAACGCGACTGGCTCGCCTGA
- a CDS encoding single-stranded DNA-binding protein: protein MAGETVITVVGNLTNDPELRFTASGAAVARFTVASTPRTLDRQSGEWKDGEPLFLQCSVWRQAAENVAESLTRGSRVIVQGRLRQRSYETREGEKRTVIEMEVDEVGPSLRYATAKVQKMSRSGGGGGGGFGSSNGGGGGGGGFGGGGNSGGGGNFGGGNNSGGGGDYSDPWATASPASSGSGGGGNFDDEPPF from the coding sequence ATGGCAGGAGAGACAGTCATCACCGTCGTTGGCAATCTGACCAATGACCCAGAGTTGCGCTTCACCGCCTCGGGTGCGGCAGTCGCCAGGTTCACGGTCGCGTCGACCCCCCGGACTCTCGATCGTCAGTCCGGGGAGTGGAAGGACGGCGAGCCACTGTTCCTCCAATGCAGCGTCTGGCGTCAGGCGGCGGAGAACGTCGCCGAGTCGCTGACGCGCGGTTCTCGAGTGATCGTCCAGGGGCGTCTGCGCCAGCGGTCGTACGAGACCCGTGAGGGAGAGAAGCGCACCGTCATCGAGATGGAGGTCGACGAGGTCGGCCCCTCGCTCCGCTACGCGACCGCGAAGGTCCAGAAGATGTCCCGCTCCGGCGGCGGCGGTGGTGGGGGCTTCGGCTCCTCCAACGGCGGCGGCGGGGGCGGTGGCGGCTTCGGCGGCGGAGGGAACTCCGGTGGCGGCGGCAACTTCGGCGGAGGCAACAACTCCGGCGGTGGTGGCGACTACTCCGACCCGTGGGCGACCGCGAGTCCGGCCTCTTCCGGTTCGGGTGGCGGCGGCAACTTCGACGACGAGCCCCCGTTCTAA
- the rplI gene encoding 50S ribosomal protein L9, with protein sequence MKIILTQEVSGLGAPGDIVEVKDGYGRNYLLPQGFAINWTKGAEKQVTVIRRARQAREIRGLEHANEVKAAIEGLKTVSLGARSGAGGRLFGSVTPADVVGAIRAAGGPSIDRRRLDLPAHIKSVGAYTVGVKLHPEVTAKFTLNVTPTK encoded by the coding sequence ATGAAGATCATCCTGACCCAGGAGGTGTCCGGCCTCGGCGCTCCCGGCGACATCGTGGAGGTCAAGGACGGCTACGGCCGTAACTACCTCCTGCCGCAGGGTTTCGCGATCAACTGGACCAAGGGCGCCGAGAAGCAGGTCACGGTCATCCGCCGGGCCCGCCAGGCGCGCGAGATCCGTGGTCTCGAGCACGCGAACGAGGTGAAGGCCGCGATCGAGGGCCTGAAGACGGTCAGCCTCGGCGCCCGTTCCGGCGCCGGCGGCCGCCTCTTCGGCTCGGTCACCCCGGCGGACGTCGTCGGCGCGATCAGGGCCGCCGGCGGCCCGTCGATCGACCGGCGCCGCCTCGACCTCCCGGCCCACATCAAGTCGGTCGGTGCCTACACGGTGGGGGTCAAGCTGCACCCCGAGGTCACGGCCAAGTTCACGCTGAACGTGACGCCGACCAAGTAA
- a CDS encoding inositol-3-phosphate synthase: MGSVRVAIVGVGNCASSLVQGVEYYRDADSSDRVPGLMHVTFGDYHVSDVTFVAAFDVDAKKVGRDLAEAIVASENNTIKLADVPPTGVQVQRGPTFDGLGQYYREIIEESDEEPVDVAQALRDARADVVVAYLPVGSEEAAKFYAQAAIDAGCAFVNALPVFIASDPAWAQRFTDAGLPIVGDDIKSQVGATIVHRALAKLFEDRGVELLRTYQLNFGGNMDFMNMLERNRLISKKISKTQSVTSQIPHEMVKSDVHIGPSDHVPWLDDRKWAYIRLEGKAFGDVPLNAELKLEVWDSPNSAGVIIDAVRAAKIALDRGIGGPILSASSYFMKSPPVQYSDHDAHAAVDRFIAGEIER; encoded by the coding sequence ATGGGTTCCGTCCGCGTGGCCATCGTCGGCGTGGGTAACTGCGCCTCGTCCCTGGTCCAGGGTGTGGAGTACTACCGGGACGCCGACTCGAGCGACCGGGTCCCCGGTCTCATGCACGTCACGTTCGGTGACTACCACGTCTCCGACGTGACGTTCGTCGCAGCGTTCGACGTGGACGCCAAGAAGGTCGGCCGTGACCTGGCCGAGGCGATCGTGGCGAGCGAGAACAACACGATCAAGCTGGCCGACGTGCCGCCGACCGGCGTGCAGGTGCAGCGCGGCCCGACCTTCGACGGTCTGGGCCAGTACTACCGAGAGATCATCGAGGAGTCGGACGAGGAGCCGGTGGACGTGGCGCAGGCGCTGCGCGACGCCCGGGCCGACGTCGTCGTCGCCTACCTGCCGGTCGGCTCCGAGGAGGCGGCCAAGTTCTACGCGCAGGCCGCCATCGACGCCGGCTGCGCGTTCGTCAACGCGCTGCCGGTCTTCATCGCCTCCGACCCGGCGTGGGCGCAGCGGTTCACCGACGCGGGCCTGCCGATCGTCGGCGACGACATCAAGAGCCAGGTCGGCGCCACCATCGTGCACCGCGCGCTGGCGAAGCTGTTCGAGGACCGCGGGGTCGAGCTGCTGCGCACGTACCAGCTGAACTTCGGCGGCAACATGGACTTCATGAACATGCTGGAGCGCAACCGGCTGATCTCGAAGAAGATCTCGAAGACCCAGTCGGTCACGTCCCAGATCCCGCACGAGATGGTCAAGAGCGACGTGCACATCGGCCCGTCCGATCACGTGCCGTGGCTCGACGACCGCAAGTGGGCGTACATCCGGCTGGAGGGCAAGGCGTTCGGCGACGTGCCGCTGAACGCGGAGCTCAAGCTCGAGGTCTGGGACTCGCCGAACTCGGCCGGCGTGATCATCGACGCGGTGCGCGCCGCCAAGATCGCGCTGGACCGGGGGATCGGCGGCCCGATCCTGTCCGCCTCGTCCTACTTCATGAAGTCGCCGCCGGTGCAGTACTCCGACCACGACGCGCACGCGGCCGTGGACCGGTTCATCGCCGGCGAGATCGAGCGCTGA
- the rpsF gene encoding 30S ribosomal protein S6 encodes MRHYEIMVILDASLEERTVAPSLDTYLNVIRTAGGSVEKLDVWGRRRLSYEIEKKAEGIYAVIDLQATPEAVAELDRQLRLNESVLRTKVIRPEVR; translated from the coding sequence TTGCGTCACTACGAAATCATGGTGATCCTCGATGCCAGTCTCGAGGAGCGCACCGTCGCCCCATCGCTCGACACGTACCTGAACGTGATCCGTACCGCGGGTGGCTCGGTGGAGAAGCTCGACGTCTGGGGCCGCCGGCGCCTGTCGTACGAGATCGAGAAGAAGGCCGAGGGCATCTACGCCGTCATCGACCTTCAGGCGACGCCCGAGGCCGTGGCCGAGCTGGACCGCCAGCTGCGACTCAACGAGTCCGTGCTGCGCACCAAGGTCATCCGGCCGGAAGTTCGCTGA
- a CDS encoding CCA tRNA nucleotidyltransferase gives MSETSQGPVGVDQRAQLSAVQRNAVAELLRVSPVADELGRRFADAGHELHLVGGSVRDALLGRLGDDLDFCTDAQPDETLAVLKGWAEAIWETGREFGTIGAMRGGLRLEITTFRAEAYDGVSRNPVVKYGTSLADDLVRRDFTINAMAVSLPGHVFTDPYGGLADLAARVIRTPGTPESSFGDDPLRMLRAARFVAKLRFTPDPAVVAAMTELAPSLDRITPERIRDEFTKLMVGVDPIAALRLLVDTGLADRFLPELPGLKLAIDEHAQHKDVYEHTLTVVSNAIRLEGGGEPDFTLRMAALLHDIGKPATKAVGPDGRVSFHHHEVVGARMTRQRMKALRYPKDVTADVTRLVELHLRFYGYGRGEWTDSAVRRYVTDGGPLLDRLHKLTRSDCTTRNRRKAAALAADYDALEERIARIAAEEDLARVRPDLDGNAIMELLGLPPGPLVGQAWRHLKELRLERGPLTRDEAEAELRAWARAQGL, from the coding sequence ATGTCTGAAACGTCCCAGGGCCCCGTCGGGGTCGACCAGCGCGCCCAGCTCTCCGCCGTGCAACGCAACGCCGTCGCGGAGCTGTTGCGCGTCTCCCCCGTCGCCGACGAGCTCGGCCGCCGGTTCGCCGACGCCGGGCACGAGCTGCACCTGGTCGGCGGCTCGGTGCGCGACGCGCTGCTCGGCCGCCTCGGCGACGACCTGGACTTCTGCACGGACGCGCAGCCGGATGAGACGCTCGCGGTGCTCAAGGGCTGGGCCGAGGCCATCTGGGAGACCGGGCGCGAGTTCGGCACGATCGGCGCGATGCGCGGCGGCCTGCGGCTGGAGATCACCACGTTCCGCGCGGAGGCCTACGACGGCGTCAGCCGCAACCCCGTGGTGAAGTACGGCACCAGCCTCGCCGACGACCTGGTCCGGCGCGACTTCACGATCAACGCGATGGCGGTCAGCCTGCCGGGGCACGTCTTCACCGATCCGTACGGCGGCCTGGCCGACCTGGCCGCGCGCGTGATCCGGACGCCGGGCACGCCGGAGTCGTCGTTCGGTGACGACCCGCTGCGCATGCTGCGCGCCGCCCGGTTCGTGGCGAAACTGCGGTTCACGCCCGACCCGGCCGTGGTCGCCGCGATGACCGAGCTGGCGCCGTCACTGGACCGGATCACCCCGGAGCGCATCCGCGACGAGTTCACCAAGCTGATGGTCGGCGTGGACCCGATCGCGGCGCTGCGCCTGCTGGTCGACACCGGCCTGGCCGACCGCTTCCTGCCGGAGCTGCCCGGCCTCAAGCTCGCCATCGACGAGCACGCGCAGCACAAGGACGTCTACGAGCACACGCTGACCGTGGTCAGCAACGCGATCCGGCTGGAGGGCGGCGGCGAGCCGGACTTCACGCTGCGGATGGCCGCGCTGCTGCACGACATCGGGAAGCCGGCCACCAAGGCGGTCGGCCCGGACGGCCGGGTCAGCTTCCACCACCACGAGGTGGTCGGCGCGCGGATGACGCGGCAGCGGATGAAGGCACTGCGCTACCCCAAGGACGTCACCGCGGACGTGACCCGCCTGGTCGAGCTGCACCTGCGCTTCTACGGGTACGGCCGGGGCGAGTGGACCGACTCCGCGGTGCGCCGGTACGTGACCGACGGTGGCCCGCTGCTCGACCGCCTGCACAAGCTGACCCGCTCCGACTGCACCACCCGGAACCGGCGCAAGGCGGCCGCACTCGCGGCGGACTACGACGCGCTGGAGGAGCGGATCGCCCGGATCGCGGCCGAGGAGGACCTCGCGCGGGTCCGCCCGGACCTGGACGGCAACGCGATCATGGAGCTGCTCGGGCTGCCGCCGGGGCCGCTGGTCGGGCAGGCCTGGCGGCACCTCAAGGAGCTGCGCCTGGAGCGCGGCCCGCTGACCCGCGACGAGGCGGAGGCGGAGTTGCGCGCCTGGGCCCGGGCGCAGGGGCTCTAG
- a CDS encoding sulfurtransferase TusA family protein, with protein MSGGRVTTTAGDGEPAEVLDCLGRRCPLPVIALAKRLPALPTGAVIRVLADDPAAANDIPAWCRMKSQEYLGSPAPSTFDVRRLS; from the coding sequence GTGAGCGGCGGGCGAGTGACGACGACGGCCGGTGACGGTGAGCCGGCCGAGGTGCTCGACTGCCTCGGCCGGCGCTGCCCGCTCCCGGTGATCGCGCTCGCCAAGCGGCTCCCCGCGCTGCCCACCGGTGCGGTGATCCGCGTGCTGGCCGACGACCCGGCCGCGGCGAACGACATTCCCGCCTGGTGCCGGATGAAGTCGCAGGAGTACCTGGGTTCCCCCGCGCCGTCCACCTTCGACGTGCGCCGCCTGAGCTGA
- a CDS encoding DUF5318 domain-containing protein — MRTQRQVVDYSLQRRAVLREVHSGRVGVHEVCDASPYLKNAARFHGEPTEERCPMCRRENLTLVHYIYGDELKQSAGQARKLAELPMLAMTLSEFQVYVVEVCQGCSWNHLVEQFLLGRDGLEADETTGGAGHRRGAER, encoded by the coding sequence GTGCGCACGCAGCGGCAGGTGGTGGACTACTCGCTCCAGAGGCGAGCGGTGCTGCGTGAGGTCCATTCGGGCAGGGTGGGCGTCCACGAGGTGTGTGATGCCTCGCCCTACCTCAAGAACGCGGCACGATTCCACGGCGAGCCGACCGAGGAGCGCTGTCCGATGTGCCGCCGGGAGAACCTCACCCTCGTGCACTACATCTACGGTGATGAGCTCAAGCAGTCCGCCGGGCAGGCACGGAAGCTGGCCGAGCTGCCGATGCTGGCGATGACGCTGAGTGAGTTCCAGGTGTACGTGGTGGAGGTGTGCCAGGGCTGCTCCTGGAACCACCTGGTGGAGCAGTTCCTGCTGGGCCGCGACGGCCTGGAGGCGGACGAGACCACCGGCGGGGCCGGTCACCGGCGAGGAGCGGAACGGTGA
- a CDS encoding transglycosylase domain-containing protein, whose amino-acid sequence MGGSAAVGGARVPGSPVSGGAPGRASVGGSAAVGGARVPGSSGSASVGSARPAVPGRASVGAAAVGGAAVGGAAVGGAAVGGAPVGRAVPGRASVRPVSPAGPGGPGGAGPGGTGPGRRGAAALSPDAAKRARRRKIANWSIAAFAVVIMLAGVSIVGLTYAFDDIPDINTFEPEISTVAYADGTELTKLGEHNRTVVPDEKISPLVKHAVAAAEDKKFYDHSGIDLKGIARAAWNNISGGNTQGASTITQQYARHAAELTGINYNRKIREALLARKIEDTYDKDQIISLYLNAIWFGRGAEGVEAAAKAYFNKSVTTPPGEKNAITASEAAVLAAVIKQPEPIKGGHAGYDPHYNLEASKERWGYTLDNMVEMGWLSAEDRAKAEYPEKSLVKYNPDGCVSECANSKPIGHVLKYVKAELEEMGITDWQQRPYRIKISINPAMQKAAEDAASRKSKSSPMSKTDENHQAALVAIDPTNGQVLAYYGGDDGQGFDYGGGNGGHNPGSTFKMYTIAAGLREGMSMDSYWDSTKNVDEERGGREISNAGRDDPACAKYCSLEKMTIDSFNVPFYWMTKEMGPEKVVAVARDAGIRTMWTDEDEVINLAEVEPSAVAPSKFDVEVGFGQYKVKVIEHVNGLATLANRGSYNKAHFVVSVEKKRADGEWVKVNGEQIKPEKKFDTEQIDSMLKVLQKIPGASDGNDHSLANDRPAFAKSGTWELGKEGGTNGDAWYLGATTQIAAGVWVGTSGARSAIKDPDGSDMYGGDTPGQIWEDFMNAANKAAKYEIESFPEGSFVGDPSVLANGVSPAPKAPENPNPGNNPNSSPSCQPFDFNCLFGNNPNNGGNNNGGNNNGGNNPGGNPTPPAPNPTNGIPGLPGNDDDDD is encoded by the coding sequence GTGGGCGGCAGCGCCGCGGTCGGCGGTGCCCGCGTGCCGGGCAGCCCGGTCAGCGGTGGCGCGCCCGGGCGTGCCTCGGTCGGCGGCAGCGCCGCGGTCGGTGGCGCGCGGGTGCCGGGCAGCTCCGGTTCCGCCTCGGTCGGCTCCGCGCGCCCGGCCGTGCCGGGACGCGCGTCCGTGGGCGCCGCCGCGGTCGGCGGTGCCGCCGTGGGTGGTGCCGCGGTCGGCGGTGCGGCGGTCGGCGGCGCGCCGGTCGGCCGGGCCGTGCCGGGCCGCGCCAGCGTTCGCCCCGTCTCCCCGGCCGGCCCCGGTGGCCCCGGTGGGGCCGGACCGGGCGGCACCGGCCCCGGGCGCCGCGGCGCCGCCGCGCTGAGCCCGGACGCCGCGAAGCGCGCGCGCCGCCGCAAGATCGCCAACTGGTCGATAGCGGCGTTCGCCGTCGTCATCATGCTGGCCGGCGTCAGCATCGTGGGCCTGACCTACGCCTTCGACGACATCCCGGACATCAACACGTTCGAGCCGGAGATCTCCACGGTCGCCTACGCGGACGGCACCGAGCTGACCAAGCTCGGCGAGCACAACCGCACCGTGGTGCCGGACGAGAAGATCTCGCCGCTGGTCAAGCACGCGGTCGCGGCCGCGGAGGACAAGAAGTTCTACGACCACTCCGGCATCGACCTCAAGGGCATCGCCCGCGCCGCGTGGAACAACATCTCCGGCGGCAACACCCAGGGCGCGTCCACGATCACCCAGCAGTACGCGCGGCACGCCGCGGAGCTGACCGGCATCAACTACAACCGGAAGATCCGCGAGGCGCTGCTGGCCCGCAAGATCGAGGACACGTACGACAAGGACCAGATCATCTCGCTGTACCTCAACGCGATCTGGTTCGGCCGGGGCGCGGAGGGCGTCGAGGCGGCCGCCAAGGCGTACTTCAACAAGTCGGTCACCACGCCGCCCGGCGAGAAGAACGCGATCACCGCGTCCGAGGCCGCCGTGCTCGCCGCCGTGATCAAGCAGCCGGAGCCGATCAAGGGTGGTCACGCGGGCTACGACCCGCACTACAACCTCGAGGCCTCGAAGGAGCGCTGGGGCTACACGCTCGACAACATGGTCGAGATGGGCTGGCTGAGCGCGGAGGATCGGGCGAAGGCGGAGTACCCGGAGAAGAGCCTGGTCAAGTACAACCCGGACGGCTGCGTGTCGGAGTGCGCGAACAGCAAGCCGATCGGTCACGTGCTCAAGTACGTCAAGGCCGAGCTGGAAGAGATGGGCATAACGGACTGGCAGCAGCGTCCGTACCGGATCAAGATCTCGATCAACCCGGCCATGCAGAAGGCGGCGGAGGACGCGGCCTCGCGCAAGAGCAAGTCCTCGCCGATGAGCAAGACGGACGAGAACCACCAGGCCGCGCTGGTCGCGATCGACCCGACCAACGGCCAGGTGCTCGCCTACTACGGCGGTGACGACGGCCAGGGCTTCGACTACGGCGGTGGCAACGGCGGTCACAACCCGGGCTCGACGTTCAAGATGTACACGATCGCGGCCGGCCTGCGCGAAGGCATGTCGATGGACTCGTACTGGGACTCGACCAAGAACGTCGACGAGGAGCGCGGCGGCCGTGAGATCTCCAACGCGGGCCGTGACGATCCGGCGTGTGCGAAGTACTGCTCGCTGGAGAAGATGACGATCGACTCGTTCAACGTGCCGTTCTACTGGATGACCAAGGAGATGGGCCCGGAGAAGGTCGTAGCCGTCGCCCGGGACGCCGGCATCCGCACCATGTGGACGGACGAGGACGAGGTGATCAACCTCGCCGAGGTGGAGCCGAGCGCGGTCGCGCCGAGCAAGTTCGACGTCGAGGTCGGCTTCGGCCAGTACAAGGTGAAGGTCATCGAGCACGTCAACGGCCTCGCCACGCTCGCCAACCGGGGCAGCTACAACAAGGCGCACTTCGTGGTCAGCGTCGAGAAGAAGCGCGCGGACGGCGAGTGGGTCAAGGTCAACGGCGAGCAGATCAAGCCGGAGAAGAAGTTCGACACCGAGCAGATAGACAGCATGCTCAAGGTCCTCCAGAAGATCCCGGGCGCCAGTGACGGCAACGACCACTCGCTGGCCAACGACCGGCCGGCGTTCGCCAAGTCCGGCACCTGGGAACTCGGCAAGGAGGGCGGCACGAACGGTGACGCCTGGTATCTGGGCGCGACCACGCAGATAGCGGCCGGAGTCTGGGTCGGTACCTCGGGTGCGCGCTCGGCGATCAAGGACCCGGACGGCAGCGACATGTACGGCGGTGACACGCCGGGCCAGATCTGGGAAGACTTCATGAACGCCGCGAACAAGGCGGCGAAGTACGAGATCGAGAGCTTCCCCGAGGGCAGCTTCGTCGGCGACCCCAGCGTGCTGGCCAACGGTGTCTCGCCGGCACCGAAGGCGCCGGAGAACCCGAACCCGGGCAACAACCCGAACTCCAGCCCGAGCTGCCAGCCGTTCGACTTCAACTGCCTGTTCGGCAACAACCCGAACAACGGCGGCAACAACAACGGCGGTAACAACAACGGCGGCAACAACCCCGGTGGCAACCCGACGCCACCGGCGCCGAATCCGACCAACGGAATCCCCGGGCTACCGGGGAATGATGACGACGACGACTGA
- a CDS encoding deoxyribonuclease IV, whose protein sequence is MRIGAHVDPADPLAAAAARGADAVQFFLTDPQSFATPEPRADADALRASDVRLFVHAPYRINVATTNNRIRIPSRKLLLAHARAAAEIGAAGLIVHGGHVGDGDDIATGFDNWRKTFDYAAKEGGFPLPVLIENTAGGENACARTFDAIARLWDAVGPFGAGFCLDTCHAHAGGEQLIDAVDRIKAITGRIDLVHCNDSRDEFDSRRDRHDNLGHGMIDPALLVGVVRAADAPVIVETPGGADGQSADIAFLRNQIGD, encoded by the coding sequence ATGCGAATCGGAGCCCACGTCGATCCGGCCGACCCGCTGGCCGCTGCCGCCGCCCGCGGCGCCGATGCCGTGCAGTTCTTCCTGACCGACCCGCAGAGCTTTGCCACCCCCGAGCCGCGGGCCGACGCCGACGCGCTGCGCGCCTCCGACGTGCGGCTCTTCGTGCATGCGCCGTATCGGATCAACGTCGCCACCACGAACAACCGGATTCGCATCCCGAGCCGCAAGCTGCTGCTGGCGCACGCCCGCGCGGCCGCGGAGATCGGCGCGGCCGGGCTGATCGTCCACGGTGGCCACGTCGGCGACGGTGACGACATCGCGACCGGGTTCGACAACTGGCGCAAGACCTTCGACTATGCGGCGAAGGAGGGCGGTTTCCCGCTGCCCGTCCTGATCGAGAACACGGCCGGCGGGGAGAACGCGTGCGCCCGCACGTTCGACGCGATCGCCCGGCTGTGGGACGCGGTCGGCCCGTTCGGCGCCGGCTTCTGCCTGGACACCTGCCACGCGCACGCCGGCGGTGAGCAGCTGATCGACGCGGTCGACCGGATCAAGGCGATCACCGGCCGGATCGACCTGGTGCACTGCAACGACTCGCGGGACGAGTTCGACTCCCGGCGGGACCGGCACGACAACCTCGGCCACGGCATGATCGACCCGGCGCTGCTGGTCGGCGTGGTCCGGGCGGCGGACGCGCCGGTGATCGTGGAGACTCCCGGTGGCGCCGACGGGCAGAGCGCCGACATCGCGTTCCTTCGCAACCAAATCGGCGACTAG
- a CDS encoding PadR family transcriptional regulator has product MLEFAILGLLSESAMHGYELRKELSTKLGPIRAAISYGTLYPTLKRLQLAGWIAQAGETPATADEVPALTSRRGRIVYKITAEGKERFAELIAHAGPETYDDASFTVHFAFFARTDRATRLRILEGRRRKVEERREGLRNVLARATERLDAYTLELQRHGLEACEREVRWLEELIASERSGRAPGRPGPTDLPPSTGDAAGEEPGTS; this is encoded by the coding sequence GTGCTGGAGTTCGCCATCCTCGGTCTGCTCTCCGAGTCGGCCATGCACGGCTACGAGTTGCGCAAGGAGCTGAGCACCAAGCTCGGCCCGATCCGCGCGGCGATCAGCTACGGCACCCTTTACCCGACGCTCAAGCGCCTGCAACTCGCCGGCTGGATCGCCCAGGCGGGCGAGACACCGGCGACGGCGGACGAGGTGCCGGCGCTGACCAGCCGCCGGGGCCGGATCGTCTACAAGATCACCGCCGAGGGCAAGGAGCGGTTCGCGGAGCTGATCGCGCACGCCGGCCCGGAGACGTACGACGACGCGAGCTTCACCGTGCACTTCGCGTTCTTCGCCCGCACCGATCGCGCCACCCGGCTGCGCATCCTGGAGGGCCGCCGCCGGAAGGTCGAGGAGCGGCGCGAGGGCCTGCGCAACGTGCTGGCCCGGGCCACCGAGCGACTCGACGCGTACACGCTGGAGCTGCAGCGCCACGGCCTGGAGGCCTGTGAGCGCGAAGTGCGCTGGCTGGAGGAGCTCATCGCGAGCGAGCGATCCGGCCGCGCGCCGGGCCGTCCCGGCCCGACCGATCTCCCGCCCTCGACCGGCGACGCCGCCGGCGAGGAGCCGGGCACGTCATGA
- the rpsR gene encoding 30S ribosomal protein S18 — MAKAAALRKPKKKVNPLDKEGITYIDYKDTALLRKFISDRGKIRARRVTGVTSQQQRQIARAVKNAREMALLPYTTTAR, encoded by the coding sequence ATGGCTAAGGCTGCGGCACTGCGCAAGCCGAAGAAGAAGGTGAACCCGCTCGACAAGGAGGGGATCACCTACATCGACTACAAGGACACCGCGCTGCTGCGCAAGTTCATCTCCGACCGCGGCAAGATCCGTGCCCGCCGCGTCACCGGGGTGACCTCGCAGCAGCAGCGTCAGATCGCCCGCGCGGTCAAGAACGCCCGCGAGATGGCGCTCCTGCCGTACACGACGACGGCCCGCTGA